One Streptomyces sp. L2 genomic window carries:
- a CDS encoding SpoIIE family protein phosphatase, protein MADRGASALSLPEDWPAHPDPILALNRMGSFDWDLDTGLFHMDAQGYEVFDLLPEEFDGRPESLAVRVPPPEAARLDTAVAQAIKDGSENYGAYFRIRCRDGTLRWTHTQGYIRRDETGRPRRIVGILRDATQELAAGETRSLRAAQDEAFRQQTNVVEVTSAALAHAQGVQDVIDVLKYTQGVRHLGAASLVMGLVEAGRIRLVAEGPVGSFVPGTRVTRIDEPYPMGEVVRTLVPRFIESPEEFAQGYPILWPHLTDLHITSAAYLPLIAQARPIGAMGLLYSDRRGFSAEERAVLVALGSSIAQSLQRAMLYEQEKDLAQGLQQAMLPRTIPSVRGADVAVRYRAASVGGTLGRDIGGDWYDLIPLPGGRVGAVIGDVQGHDTHAAAVMGQLRIVLRAYAAEGHTPAAVMARASVFLHELDTDRFATCLYAQADLSTGVVQVVRAGHIDPLVRATDGTCRRIPVDGGLPLGLSAEFGRLEYPVSTLELDPGETLLLCTDGLVEQPGADLDDGMRTLTALIADGPDEVRDLADRLIQMAEERGGDDDVALLLLRRRAPEAPRAGGRLQQHVAPGDPEALTQARHMIRAAVRTWGARDRADEVELVADELITNALMHTEGSAIVTLRVLDGADRRLRVEVEDSSSALPRRREAGEDGVSGRGLLLVDRLADGWGVEARGGGKAVWCEFVVPPRAGR, encoded by the coding sequence ATGGCTGATCGGGGAGCGAGCGCCCTGTCACTCCCGGAGGACTGGCCCGCCCACCCGGACCCGATCCTGGCGCTCAACCGCATGGGCAGCTTCGACTGGGACCTGGACACCGGTCTGTTCCACATGGACGCCCAGGGCTACGAGGTGTTCGACCTGCTCCCCGAGGAGTTCGACGGACGCCCCGAGTCCCTCGCGGTCCGGGTGCCGCCGCCGGAGGCCGCCCGGCTCGACACCGCCGTCGCCCAGGCCATCAAGGACGGCAGCGAGAACTACGGCGCCTACTTCCGCATCCGCTGCCGCGACGGCACGCTGCGCTGGACCCACACCCAGGGCTACATCCGGCGCGACGAGACGGGCCGCCCCCGCCGGATCGTCGGCATCCTCCGGGACGCCACCCAGGAACTCGCCGCCGGCGAGACACGCAGCCTGCGCGCCGCCCAGGACGAGGCCTTCCGGCAGCAGACCAACGTCGTCGAGGTCACCTCCGCGGCCCTCGCGCACGCCCAGGGCGTCCAGGACGTCATCGACGTCCTCAAGTACACCCAGGGCGTCCGCCACCTGGGCGCGGCCAGCCTCGTCATGGGCCTGGTGGAGGCCGGCCGCATCCGGCTGGTCGCCGAGGGGCCCGTGGGCAGCTTCGTGCCGGGCACCCGGGTCACCCGGATCGACGAGCCGTACCCGATGGGCGAGGTCGTCCGCACCCTCGTGCCGCGCTTCATCGAGTCGCCCGAGGAGTTCGCCCAGGGCTACCCGATCCTGTGGCCGCACCTCACCGACCTGCACATCACCTCGGCCGCCTATCTGCCGCTGATCGCGCAGGCCCGCCCGATCGGCGCGATGGGGCTGCTCTACAGCGACCGGCGGGGCTTCTCCGCCGAGGAGCGGGCCGTGCTGGTGGCGCTCGGCAGCAGCATCGCGCAGAGTCTGCAGCGGGCCATGCTCTACGAGCAGGAGAAGGACCTCGCCCAGGGCCTGCAGCAGGCGATGCTGCCGCGCACCATCCCCAGCGTCCGCGGCGCCGACGTCGCCGTCCGCTACCGCGCCGCGTCCGTCGGCGGCACGCTCGGCCGGGACATCGGCGGCGACTGGTACGACCTCATCCCGCTGCCCGGCGGCCGGGTCGGCGCGGTCATCGGCGACGTCCAGGGCCATGACACGCACGCGGCCGCCGTCATGGGCCAGCTGCGGATCGTGCTGCGCGCCTACGCCGCCGAGGGGCACACCCCGGCCGCGGTGATGGCCCGGGCCTCGGTGTTCCTGCACGAACTGGACACCGACCGCTTCGCGACCTGCCTGTACGCGCAGGCCGACCTGTCCACGGGGGTCGTCCAGGTGGTCCGGGCCGGGCACATCGACCCGCTGGTGCGCGCCACGGACGGCACCTGCCGCCGCATCCCGGTCGACGGCGGCCTGCCGCTCGGCCTCTCCGCCGAGTTCGGCCGCCTGGAGTACCCCGTCTCCACCCTGGAACTCGACCCCGGCGAGACCCTGCTGCTGTGCACCGACGGGCTCGTCGAGCAGCCCGGCGCCGACCTCGACGACGGCATGCGGACCCTCACCGCGCTCATCGCCGACGGCCCGGACGAGGTCCGCGACCTCGCCGACCGGCTCATCCAGATGGCCGAGGAACGCGGCGGCGACGACGACGTGGCCCTGCTCCTGCTGCGCCGCCGCGCCCCCGAGGCCCCCCGGGCGGGCGGCCGGCTCCAGCAGCACGTGGCGCCGGGCGACCCCGAGGCGCTCACCCAGGCCCGGCACATGATCCGCGCCGCCGTGCGCACGTGGGGTGCCCGGGACCGGGCCGACGAGGTCGAACTGGTCGCCGACGAGCTGATCACCAACGCACTGATGCACACCGAGGGCTCCGCGATCGTCACCCTCAGGGTCCTCGACGGCGCCGACCGCCGGCTCCGGGTGGAGGTCGAGGACTCCTCCAGCGCCCTGCCGCGCCGCCGGGAGGCGGGCGAGGACGGGGTGTCCGGGCGGGGCCTGCTGCTCGTGGACCGGCTCGCCGACGGCTGGGGCGTGGAGGCGCGCGGCGGCGGGAAGGCCGTGTGGTGCGAGTTCGTCGTGCCGCCCCGGGCCGGGCGCTGA
- a CDS encoding DUF6777 domain-containing protein: MRIPFTGLAFASCAGATLLVSGCAGATGTAAGTHPAGEVFLQPAAAPGPDPFTHSTATTAAASAPTSIPASDSVTPSRPAATPARDVRSLSGATPGLYGGTAHVAGCDVERQIGYLAADPAKGVAFAQGAGISPASVPGYLRGLTPVVLRADTRVTNHGYQDGRATEFQSLLQAGTAVLVDDRGVPRVRCACGNPLRPPTAHSGSATGGTGWSGYRPAEVVEVAPAPHAVTSITIVDVHSHTWIERPIGHGVAHDHVVPAPAPATPTPAGKPPHSGKPSPHVTRPGETGKATPTPTPDASASASASVSASAPTSASAPALAPASASASAAASPSASPSPSRTAGHLAPPTAPSRPQTPSAPHRSPSPPQPPGQDASPTAPGTSPDATVPDETGPPRGTGTSGLVPEPPTGSAG, encoded by the coding sequence GTGCGGATACCTTTCACCGGGCTTGCCTTCGCGTCCTGCGCCGGCGCGACCCTGCTCGTGAGCGGCTGCGCCGGTGCCACCGGGACCGCTGCCGGGACGCACCCCGCCGGGGAGGTCTTCCTCCAGCCCGCCGCGGCGCCCGGCCCCGACCCGTTCACGCACTCGACGGCCACCACCGCAGCGGCCTCTGCCCCGACTTCGATCCCGGCCTCGGATTCCGTTACCCCGTCCCGGCCGGCCGCCACACCCGCGCGGGACGTGCGGTCCCTGTCCGGCGCCACTCCGGGCCTGTACGGCGGCACCGCCCACGTGGCCGGCTGCGACGTCGAGCGGCAGATCGGCTACCTGGCCGCCGACCCCGCCAAGGGCGTGGCGTTCGCACAGGGAGCGGGCATCTCCCCGGCGTCGGTCCCAGGCTATCTGCGCGGCCTGACCCCGGTCGTGCTCCGCGCCGACACCCGCGTCACCAACCACGGCTACCAGGACGGGCGGGCGACCGAGTTCCAGTCCCTCCTGCAGGCCGGTACCGCCGTCCTCGTCGACGACCGGGGCGTGCCGCGCGTCCGCTGCGCCTGCGGCAACCCGCTGCGGCCGCCCACGGCCCACAGCGGCTCCGCGACCGGCGGCACCGGCTGGTCCGGATACCGGCCGGCCGAGGTCGTCGAGGTGGCCCCGGCGCCCCACGCGGTCACCAGCATCACGATCGTCGACGTCCACAGCCACACCTGGATCGAACGCCCGATCGGACACGGCGTGGCCCACGACCACGTCGTACCGGCCCCGGCGCCGGCCACACCGACCCCGGCCGGCAAGCCCCCGCACTCCGGGAAGCCGAGCCCGCACGTGACCCGCCCGGGCGAGACCGGCAAGGCCACGCCGACGCCGACCCCGGACGCCTCGGCCTCGGCCTCAGCCTCCGTATCGGCCTCCGCCCCCACCTCGGCCTCGGCCCCGGCCCTGGCTCCCGCCTCAGCCTCGGCCTCCGCCGCCGCTTCCCCATCCGCCTCCCCGTCACCCAGCCGGACCGCGGGCCACCTGGCGCCGCCCACCGCCCCATCCCGCCCGCAGACTCCGTCGGCCCCCCACCGGTCGCCGTCGCCGCCGCAGCCGCCCGGGCAGGACGCCTCGCCCACCGCCCCCGGCACCTCACCGGACGCGACCGTCCCGGACGAGACCGGCCCGCCCCGGGGCACCGGCACCTCCGGACTCGTCCCCGAGCCTCCGACCGGGTCGGCCGGCTGA
- a CDS encoding lipase maturation factor family protein, which translates to MDWFTAPDYWLSRLVLQRALAAVYLVAFLGAALQFRPLLGERGMLPIPRFTARVPFKRAPSLFHLRYSDRLFAGCAWAGCAVSAALLAGAHDQLPLWAGMLLWLVPWALYLSIVNVGQTWYAFGWESLLLETGFLAVFLGNDEVAPPVVVLFLLRWILFRVEFGAGLIKLRGDACWRKLTCLDYHHETQPMPGPLSWFFHHLPRPLHRVEVAANHVTQLAVPVLLFAPQPIASAAAALMIATQLWLVLSGNFSWLNWITIVLALSALRLPGTTPATSPAPLWYEILVLVVAAFLLFLSYRPVANMVSRRQVMNRSFDPLHLVNTYGAFGSVSRIRYEVVIEGTLAEVPGQDSDWREYTFKGKPGDPHRWPRQFAPYHLRLDWLMWFAALSPGYAGEWFGALVERLLENDPGTLRLLRRSPFPPDTPPRHIRARLFRYRYTTWHELRETGACWDRTFVREYLPPTRLARAADRS; encoded by the coding sequence GTGGACTGGTTCACCGCACCCGACTACTGGCTGAGCCGGCTGGTCCTCCAGCGGGCTCTGGCCGCCGTGTACCTCGTCGCGTTCCTCGGGGCGGCCCTGCAGTTCCGGCCTCTCCTGGGTGAGCGCGGCATGCTGCCGATCCCCCGCTTCACCGCCCGGGTTCCGTTCAAGCGGGCCCCGAGCCTGTTCCATCTGCGGTACTCCGACCGGCTGTTCGCGGGCTGCGCCTGGGCCGGCTGCGCGGTGTCGGCGGCTCTGCTGGCCGGGGCGCACGACCAACTCCCCCTGTGGGCGGGCATGCTGCTGTGGCTGGTGCCGTGGGCGCTGTACCTGTCGATCGTGAACGTGGGCCAGACCTGGTACGCGTTCGGCTGGGAGTCCCTGCTGCTGGAGACCGGCTTCCTGGCCGTGTTCCTCGGCAACGACGAGGTGGCTCCGCCGGTCGTGGTGCTGTTCCTGCTGCGCTGGATCCTGTTCCGGGTCGAGTTCGGGGCGGGGCTGATCAAGCTGCGCGGGGACGCCTGCTGGCGCAAGCTGACCTGTCTGGACTACCACCACGAGACCCAGCCGATGCCCGGCCCGTTGAGCTGGTTCTTCCACCATCTGCCACGGCCCCTGCACCGGGTGGAGGTGGCCGCCAACCACGTCACCCAACTGGCGGTGCCCGTCCTGCTGTTCGCCCCGCAGCCGATCGCCTCGGCCGCCGCCGCGCTGATGATCGCGACCCAGTTGTGGCTGGTGCTGTCCGGCAACTTCTCCTGGCTGAACTGGATCACCATCGTGCTGGCTCTGTCCGCGCTCCGCCTGCCCGGCACTACGCCGGCCACGTCACCGGCGCCGCTCTGGTACGAGATCCTGGTACTGGTGGTCGCCGCGTTTCTGCTCTTCCTGAGTTACCGCCCGGTGGCGAACATGGTCTCCCGCCGCCAGGTGATGAACCGGTCTTTCGACCCGCTCCACCTGGTGAACACCTACGGCGCGTTCGGCAGCGTCAGCCGTATCCGCTACGAGGTGGTGATCGAGGGCACGCTCGCGGAGGTGCCGGGCCAGGACTCGGACTGGCGGGAGTACACGTTCAAGGGCAAGCCCGGCGACCCGCACCGCTGGCCTCGCCAGTTCGCGCCCTACCACCTGCGCCTGGACTGGCTGATGTGGTTCGCCGCGCTGTCCCCCGGCTACGCCGGGGAATGGTTCGGCGCCCTGGTCGAACGGCTGCTGGAGAACGACCCGGGCACCCTGCGCCTGCTGCGCCGCTCCCCGTTCCCCCCGGACACGCCGCCCCGCCACATCCGCGCCCGCCTCTTCCGCTACCGCTACACGACCTGGCACGAACTGCGCGAGACCGGCGCGTGCTGGGACCGGACGTTCGTCCGGGAGTACCTGCCGCCCACGCGCCTGGCGCGGGCGGCCGACCGGTCGTAG
- a CDS encoding glycoside hydrolase family 38 C-terminal domain-containing protein produces the protein MHDDRKLVEARLRRVLDERIRPAVYPESVPLQVAVWHAPGEPVPVAEGLAAEPRPVEVGARWGAPWGTSWFRVTGTVPEEWAGRTVEALLDLGFDENMPGFQCEGLVYRPDGTPVKGLNPRNQWVRIGAPVAGGEEVRLHIEAASNPVILDYHPFRPTWLGDKDTAGHEPQYTLTRMDLAVFDETVWHLVQDLEVLGELMAELPEDSARRYDILRAVGHALDAVDLQDVNGTAAPARERLTGVLAAPAVPSAHRISAVGHAHIDSAWLWPLRETVRKVARTTSNMTALVEDEPDFVFAMSQAQQWAWVKEHRPEVWARVKKAVAEGRFVPAGGMWVESDTNMPGSEAMARQFVHGKRFFLDEFGVENEEAWLPDTFGFAAGLPQIIRAAGSKWLLTQKISWSQTNSFPHHTFRWEGIDGTRIFTHFPPVDTYNCSMKGSEIAHAARNFKDRGRARHSLAPTGWGDGGGGTTREMVAKAARLRDLEGSATVAWETPRAFFEKAEAEYPDAPVWVGELYLELHRATLTSQARTKQGNRRSEHLLREAELWAATAAVRTGSAYPYEELDRIWKTVLLHQFHDILPGSSIAWVHREARATYDRLAAELTAITDAAQRALAGQGDTPLLFNAAPHALRGVPAGGATRPEADGRTTRTPGPDGGHVLDNGLLRVTVDANGLVTSAYDLTADRETIAPGTAANLLQLHPDFPNMWDAWDVDAFYRNTVTDLTEADEVSAGEDGRSVRVARSFGTSRVTQVLSLVPGERRLVIDTEVDWHETEKFLKLAFPLDVHAERYASETQFGHVHRPTHTNTSWEAAKFEACNHRFVHLEEPGWGVALVNDSTYGHDVTRTVRADRGTTTTVRASLLRAPRFPDPETDQGVHRFRHALVPGARIADAVREGWRINLPERRVTGAHDVAPLIAVDNEAVVVTAVKLADDGSGDVVIRFHEAHGGRARATLTAGFPVTGLTVTDLLERPLADTEPPARDGDRITVRLRPFELMTLRLRRA, from the coding sequence ATGCATGACGACCGCAAGCTGGTCGAAGCCCGCCTCCGGCGCGTCCTCGACGAGCGCATCCGCCCCGCCGTGTACCCCGAGTCCGTGCCGCTCCAGGTCGCGGTGTGGCACGCGCCCGGCGAACCCGTCCCGGTGGCGGAGGGGCTCGCCGCCGAGCCCCGGCCCGTCGAGGTGGGCGCCCGCTGGGGTGCCCCCTGGGGCACCAGCTGGTTCCGGGTCACCGGGACCGTGCCCGAGGAGTGGGCAGGCCGCACCGTCGAGGCCCTGCTCGACCTCGGCTTCGACGAGAACATGCCCGGCTTCCAGTGCGAGGGCCTCGTCTACCGGCCCGACGGCACCCCGGTGAAGGGCCTCAACCCGCGCAACCAGTGGGTACGGATCGGCGCTCCCGTCGCGGGCGGCGAAGAGGTGCGCCTGCACATCGAGGCCGCCTCCAACCCGGTGATCCTCGACTACCACCCCTTCCGGCCGACCTGGCTGGGCGACAAGGACACCGCCGGGCACGAGCCGCAGTACACCCTCACCCGCATGGACCTCGCTGTCTTCGACGAGACCGTCTGGCACCTGGTGCAGGACCTGGAGGTGCTCGGTGAGCTGATGGCCGAACTGCCCGAGGACTCCGCGCGGCGCTACGACATCCTGCGCGCCGTCGGCCACGCCCTGGACGCCGTCGACCTCCAGGACGTGAACGGCACCGCCGCCCCCGCCCGGGAACGGCTCACCGGCGTCCTGGCCGCCCCGGCCGTCCCGTCCGCCCACCGGATCAGCGCCGTCGGTCACGCCCACATCGACTCGGCGTGGCTGTGGCCGCTGCGGGAGACGGTCCGCAAGGTGGCCCGTACGACGTCCAACATGACCGCGCTCGTCGAGGACGAGCCGGACTTCGTGTTCGCCATGTCGCAGGCCCAGCAGTGGGCCTGGGTGAAGGAGCACCGGCCCGAGGTGTGGGCGCGGGTGAAGAAGGCGGTCGCCGAGGGGCGGTTCGTGCCGGCCGGCGGCATGTGGGTGGAGTCCGACACCAACATGCCGGGCTCAGAAGCGATGGCCCGGCAGTTCGTGCACGGCAAGCGGTTCTTCCTGGACGAGTTCGGCGTCGAGAACGAGGAGGCCTGGCTGCCCGACACCTTCGGCTTCGCCGCCGGACTGCCGCAGATCATCAGGGCGGCCGGCTCCAAGTGGCTGCTGACGCAGAAGATCTCCTGGTCCCAGACCAACAGCTTCCCCCACCACACCTTCCGCTGGGAGGGCATCGACGGCACCCGGATCTTCACCCACTTCCCACCCGTCGACACCTACAACTGCTCCATGAAGGGCAGCGAGATCGCCCACGCGGCACGGAACTTCAAGGACCGGGGCCGCGCCCGGCACTCCCTCGCGCCCACCGGCTGGGGCGACGGAGGCGGCGGCACGACCCGGGAGATGGTCGCCAAGGCCGCCCGCCTGCGCGACCTGGAAGGCTCGGCGACGGTCGCCTGGGAGACACCCCGCGCGTTCTTCGAGAAGGCCGAGGCGGAATACCCCGACGCCCCCGTGTGGGTGGGCGAGCTGTACCTCGAACTGCACCGCGCCACGCTCACCAGCCAGGCCAGGACCAAACAGGGCAACCGCCGCAGCGAACACCTGCTGCGCGAGGCGGAACTCTGGGCCGCCACGGCCGCCGTCCGCACCGGATCCGCCTACCCCTACGAGGAGTTGGACCGGATCTGGAAGACGGTCCTGCTGCACCAGTTCCACGACATCCTGCCCGGCTCCTCGATCGCCTGGGTGCACCGCGAGGCCCGCGCCACCTACGACCGGCTGGCCGCCGAACTGACCGCGATCACCGACGCGGCCCAGCGTGCCCTGGCCGGCCAGGGCGACACCCCACTGCTGTTCAACGCGGCCCCGCACGCCCTACGGGGTGTCCCGGCGGGCGGCGCCACGCGGCCCGAGGCGGACGGCAGGACGACCCGCACCCCGGGCCCGGACGGCGGACACGTCCTGGACAACGGCCTGCTGCGGGTCACCGTCGACGCGAACGGCCTGGTCACGTCGGCGTACGACCTCACCGCCGACCGCGAGACGATCGCCCCCGGCACGGCGGCCAACCTGCTCCAACTCCACCCGGACTTCCCGAACATGTGGGACGCCTGGGACGTCGACGCCTTCTACCGCAACACGGTCACCGACCTCACCGAGGCCGACGAGGTGAGCGCCGGCGAGGACGGGCGGTCCGTGCGCGTCGCCCGGTCCTTCGGTACCTCCCGCGTCACCCAGGTGCTGTCGCTGGTGCCGGGGGAGCGGCGGCTGGTCATCGACACCGAGGTCGACTGGCACGAGACGGAGAAGTTCCTGAAGCTGGCCTTCCCGCTCGACGTGCACGCCGAACGGTACGCGTCCGAGACGCAGTTCGGGCACGTCCACCGGCCCACCCACACCAACACCTCGTGGGAGGCGGCCAAGTTCGAGGCGTGCAACCACCGGTTCGTGCACCTGGAGGAGCCCGGCTGGGGCGTCGCGCTGGTCAACGACTCGACGTACGGCCACGACGTGACCCGCACGGTCCGCGCCGACCGGGGTACGACCACCACGGTCCGGGCCTCCCTGCTGCGCGCCCCCCGCTTCCCCGACCCCGAGACCGACCAGGGCGTCCACCGCTTCCGGCACGCCCTGGTCCCCGGCGCCCGGATCGCCGACGCGGTCCGCGAGGGCTGGCGGATCAACCTGCCCGAGCGGCGGGTGACGGGCGCGCACGACGTCGCCCCGCTGATCGCCGTCGACAACGAGGCTGTCGTCGTCACGGCGGTGAAGCTCGCCGACGACGGCAGCGGCGACGTCGTGATCCGCTTCCACGAGGCCCACGGCGGCCGCGCCCGCGCCACCCTCACGGCCGGCTTCCCGGTCACCGGCCTCACCGTCACGGACCTCCTGGAACGCCCGCTCGCCGACACCGAGCCACCGGCACGGGACGGCGACCGGATCACCGTACGGCTCCGCCCGTTCGAACTGATGACGCTCCGGCTGCGCAGGGCCTGA
- a CDS encoding endo-beta-N-acetylglucosaminidase: protein MNPTRRTVLLAGTAAALLPATPALARAGLPAATPPYASYWYPDSLPDGSPGPGITWRSLAGWRPDSDADLAFNAASVPLAARFTPTPANRTARPDQARVQALVSFGPTSSNPSQGSATADYYAPTHWAYLDELVFWGGSAGEGLILSPNAPVVDAAHRHGVPVLGNIFLPPAAYGGQLRWTEDLVRTDDRGRYPLAARLVAVAAAYGFDGWFVNAETGGGNTALGTAMLGFVRELRTLAAARGQRVTWYDAMTVNGTVSWQGALDDQNQAFFEAADDMFVDFRWSAGTLASSGDRADRLGRDRYQLWAGVDVESNGSGTYVDWDALVPAGKPHVASAGLYRPEWTRNHLPADRRTPSDFHAADDRFWTGRSLDPARPDATDPWRAPAVSVADRSTVASVPFASVFNTGHGLRWYERGEVTSDAPWNHLGLQDRLPSRQWVVRTAGERPSVAFDFDAAWRGGSSVLVAGELDQPVVLDVYATRLPVGVNSVVELVFRTEGADADAAGGEGEVGVDLAVATAEPGEPGDAPPYTYLPVNPVNKHVRVRSVNGWRTATLRLTGLTGTVHALGVRLTAPASASASAPGGGPVRWRLGGLAVHDGTPHRPAAPSRLRVTAATAGDLRFAWNPAEGDSSPRHYELHRVLPDGGRRFLGGTCQHAYFVPGPRPEPGERRGRFELRAVGELYDTSTPVTVTHTW, encoded by the coding sequence GTGAACCCCACCAGACGCACCGTCCTGCTCGCCGGCACCGCCGCCGCGCTGCTCCCCGCCACCCCGGCCCTCGCCCGCGCCGGACTCCCGGCGGCCACACCGCCGTACGCCTCCTACTGGTACCCGGACTCCCTCCCCGACGGCAGCCCCGGCCCCGGCATCACCTGGCGCAGCCTCGCCGGCTGGCGCCCCGACAGCGACGCCGACCTCGCCTTCAACGCCGCGTCGGTCCCGCTTGCCGCCCGCTTCACCCCGACCCCGGCGAACCGCACCGCCCGCCCGGACCAGGCCCGCGTCCAGGCCCTGGTCTCCTTCGGCCCGACCTCGTCCAACCCCTCCCAGGGCTCGGCCACCGCCGACTACTACGCCCCCACCCACTGGGCCTACCTGGACGAGCTGGTGTTCTGGGGCGGCTCGGCCGGCGAGGGCCTGATCCTCTCCCCGAACGCGCCCGTAGTCGACGCGGCCCACCGCCACGGGGTGCCCGTCCTCGGCAACATCTTCCTGCCGCCCGCCGCCTACGGCGGCCAGCTGCGGTGGACCGAGGACCTGGTGCGGACGGACGACCGGGGCCGCTACCCGCTCGCCGCGCGACTCGTCGCGGTCGCGGCGGCGTACGGCTTCGACGGCTGGTTCGTGAACGCCGAGACAGGCGGCGGGAACACCGCACTCGGCACCGCCATGCTGGGCTTCGTACGGGAGCTGAGGACGCTCGCCGCCGCCCGGGGGCAGCGGGTGACCTGGTACGACGCGATGACCGTGAACGGCACGGTCAGCTGGCAGGGCGCACTGGACGACCAGAACCAGGCGTTCTTCGAGGCCGCCGACGACATGTTCGTCGACTTCCGCTGGAGCGCGGGCACCCTGGCCTCCTCGGGGGACAGGGCGGACCGACTGGGCCGTGACCGCTACCAGTTGTGGGCCGGTGTCGACGTCGAGTCCAACGGCTCCGGCACATATGTCGACTGGGACGCGCTCGTGCCGGCCGGGAAGCCGCACGTCGCCTCGGCCGGCCTCTACCGGCCCGAGTGGACCCGCAACCACCTGCCCGCCGACCGGCGCACCCCGAGCGACTTCCACGCGGCCGACGACCGGTTCTGGACCGGACGGTCCCTGGATCCGGCCCGGCCCGACGCGACCGACCCGTGGCGGGCGCCGGCGGTGTCGGTCGCGGACCGGTCGACGGTGGCCTCGGTGCCCTTCGCGAGCGTGTTCAACACGGGGCACGGGTTGCGCTGGTACGAGCGGGGCGAGGTCACCTCGGACGCGCCGTGGAACCACCTCGGGCTCCAGGACCGGCTGCCGTCCCGGCAGTGGGTGGTGCGGACGGCGGGGGAGCGGCCGTCGGTGGCCTTCGACTTCGACGCCGCCTGGCGGGGCGGCAGCAGCGTGCTGGTGGCCGGTGAACTGGATCAACCCGTGGTGCTGGATGTGTACGCGACCCGGCTGCCCGTCGGTGTGAACTCGGTTGTCGAGCTGGTCTTCCGCACGGAGGGGGCGGATGCGGATGCGGCAGGGGGTGAAGGCGAGGTCGGCGTCGACCTCGCGGTGGCGACGGCCGAGCCGGGCGAACCGGGTGACGCGCCGCCGTACACCTATCTGCCTGTGAACCCGGTCAACAAGCACGTCCGTGTGCGGTCGGTCAACGGCTGGCGGACGGCCACCCTACGGCTCACCGGCCTGACCGGCACCGTCCACGCCCTCGGCGTCCGCCTCACCGCGCCCGCCTCCGCGTCGGCCTCCGCGCCCGGTGGCGGCCCCGTGCGCTGGCGGCTCGGCGGTCTCGCCGTCCACGACGGCACCCCGCACCGCCCGGCCGCCCCCTCCCGGCTGCGCGTCACCGCCGCCACCGCCGGCGACCTGCGCTTCGCCTGGAACCCCGCCGAAGGCGACAGCAGCCCCCGCCACTACGAACTCCACCGCGTCCTGCCCGACGGCGGCCGCCGCTTCCTCGGCGGCACCTGCCAGCACGCGTACTTCGTGCCCGGACCGCGTCCCGAGCCTGGAGAGCGCAGGGGACGGTTCGAACTGCGAGCCGTGGGGGAGCTGTACGACACGTCGACCCCCGTGACCGTCACCCACACCTGGTGA